A section of the Candidatus Bathyarchaeota archaeon genome encodes:
- the uvrA gene encoding excinuclease ABC subunit UvrA yields MADQLIIKGARENNLKNITVEIPKNKLIVITGLSGSGKSSLAFDTIYAEGQRRYIESLSAYARQFLGQLDKPDVDNIDGLSPAIAIEQRTASSNPRSTVATTTEIHDYLRLLFARIGIPHCHICERKIEKQTVEQIVDKVLEADDGHEVKILAPIIRSKKGEYKKFLNSYFKLGFLTARVDGKLVKTDKTLSLERYKKHNIEIIIDELVITKEEKDRLVESLQATLNLTQGVVAVESEIGSSLFSEKLACPICGISFEEIEPRMFSFNSPYGACKECMGLGIKIRMDPDLVIPDKNKSIYEGALTAVVGSIDNWLLSRFRPLARSYGFDFTDPIKRLNKKQLNLLLYGNKDGYYNQSWEGILNILERRYRQTESEAMKEWYQKYMSETICPSCHGDRLKPEILAVKIRGKNIAEITKMSIVKVSEFYEKLDLTSKEEQIASQLLKEIKERLGFLLNVGLGYLTLDRRTGTLSGGEAQRTRLATQIGSKLTGVLYVLDEPSIGLHPRDNKKLLSILKMLRDLGNTILVVEHDEETIKEADYVIDLGPGAGVEGGKIVATGPPEDIMKESESITGRYLSHLETIPIPKKRRKGNAKWLKVIGACENNLKNIDVEIPLGTFACITGVSGSGKSTLLNDILYRALAQIFYQSKTKPGCFKRLDGVKNIDKVVIIDQSPIGRTPRSNPATYIGAFTPIRELFSKLPESRVRGYKPGRFSFNVKGGRCEACRGAGTIKMEMHFLPDVYIPCDVCKSKRYGRETLEILYKGKSISEVLEMTVDEALQFFTKIPSIRRKLQTIVDVGLGYITLGQSATTLSGGEAQRVKLSSELSKISTGKTLYILDEPTTGLHYADVQRLLDVIHRLVDLGNTVLVIEHNLEVIKTADHIIDLGPEGGEEGGYIVATGSPEKVATKTGSYTGRYLKKIIDQYFIEKGEWNKVIQSA; encoded by the coding sequence AATTTATGCTGAAGGTCAAAGAAGATATATAGAATCGCTATCAGCATACGCACGTCAATTCTTAGGTCAATTAGATAAGCCTGACGTAGATAATATAGATGGACTATCACCTGCAATAGCTATTGAGCAAAGAACAGCTTCTTCAAATCCGCGTTCAACTGTAGCAACTACCACAGAAATACATGATTACTTAAGACTGCTTTTTGCAAGAATCGGAATTCCTCATTGTCATATTTGTGAGAGAAAGATCGAAAAACAGACTGTAGAGCAAATTGTGGATAAGGTATTGGAAGCTGATGATGGTCATGAGGTTAAGATACTTGCACCGATTATTCGTAGTAAGAAAGGGGAATATAAGAAATTTCTCAATTCCTATTTTAAGCTCGGATTCTTAACTGCAAGGGTAGATGGAAAGTTAGTTAAAACAGATAAAACATTATCGCTAGAAAGGTACAAAAAACACAATATCGAGATCATTATTGATGAGCTAGTAATTACAAAAGAGGAAAAAGATAGATTAGTAGAATCTTTACAAGCGACTTTAAATCTCACTCAAGGAGTTGTAGCTGTAGAATCAGAGATTGGTTCTAGTTTATTTAGCGAAAAACTTGCTTGTCCTATATGTGGTATAAGCTTTGAAGAAATCGAACCCAGGATGTTTTCTTTTAATAGCCCCTATGGTGCTTGCAAAGAGTGTATGGGATTAGGAATAAAAATTAGAATGGATCCTGACTTGGTTATACCCGATAAAAATAAGTCCATTTATGAGGGTGCTTTAACAGCAGTAGTTGGTTCAATTGACAATTGGCTTTTATCGAGATTTAGACCATTAGCCAGAAGCTATGGATTTGATTTTACTGATCCTATAAAGAGACTGAATAAAAAACAACTGAATCTTCTTCTTTATGGAAATAAGGATGGATATTATAACCAATCATGGGAAGGAATTTTAAATATTTTAGAACGAAGATACAGACAGACTGAATCAGAGGCCATGAAAGAATGGTATCAAAAATACATGAGTGAAACTATATGTCCCAGTTGCCATGGTGATCGTTTAAAACCTGAAATCTTAGCGGTTAAGATAAGAGGAAAGAATATCGCGGAGATAACAAAAATGTCCATTGTAAAAGTTTCGGAGTTTTACGAGAAATTAGATCTTACAAGTAAAGAAGAACAAATCGCATCTCAATTATTAAAGGAAATAAAAGAAAGGTTGGGTTTTCTATTAAATGTTGGACTGGGATATCTTACCTTAGACAGAAGAACAGGTACGCTTTCTGGGGGTGAAGCTCAAAGGACAAGACTTGCAACGCAAATAGGTTCTAAGTTAACAGGAGTTCTTTACGTTCTTGATGAACCCAGTATTGGCTTACACCCAAGAGATAATAAAAAACTTCTAAGTATTCTAAAAATGCTTAGAGATCTAGGCAACACAATTCTAGTAGTAGAACACGATGAAGAAACGATCAAAGAAGCGGATTACGTCATCGATCTTGGACCTGGTGCTGGTGTTGAGGGTGGAAAAATAGTAGCAACAGGACCGCCAGAAGATATTATGAAAGAGTCTGAATCCATTACAGGAAGATACCTTTCTCATTTAGAAACGATTCCAATACCGAAAAAAAGAAGAAAAGGTAATGCAAAATGGTTGAAGGTTATAGGTGCATGTGAAAATAATTTAAAAAATATTGATGTTGAGATTCCATTAGGTACTTTTGCATGCATAACTGGTGTATCTGGTTCTGGCAAGAGTACACTGCTTAATGATATATTATACAGAGCATTAGCACAGATTTTCTATCAATCTAAAACAAAACCAGGTTGTTTCAAAAGACTTGATGGAGTAAAAAATATTGACAAAGTAGTAATCATAGACCAATCACCAATCGGGAGGACGCCTCGTAGCAATCCAGCAACATATATTGGTGCATTTACACCAATTAGAGAATTATTCTCAAAGCTTCCAGAATCTCGAGTTCGCGGATATAAGCCAGGAAGATTTAGCTTCAATGTAAAAGGTGGTCGATGTGAAGCATGTCGTGGGGCAGGGACTATAAAGATGGAGATGCATTTTCTTCCAGATGTATATATCCCATGCGATGTATGCAAAAGTAAAAGATATGGTAGAGAAACTTTAGAAATCCTCTATAAGGGAAAGTCGATCTCTGAAGTCTTAGAGATGACTGTTGATGAAGCTTTACAATTCTTTACTAAAATTCCTTCGATTAGAAGAAAGCTTCAAACTATAGTCGATGTTGGTCTTGGATACATCACTTTGGGTCAAAGTGCAACAACACTCTCAGGTGGTGAGGCTCAAAGAGTTAAACTAAGTTCTGAACTTAGCAAGATTAGTACAGGAAAAACCCTCTACATACTTGATGAACCAACAACAGGTCTTCATTATGCTGATGTTCAGAGATTATTGGATGTTATTCATAGATTAGTAGATTTAGGCAATACGGTTCTGGTTATTGAGCATAATTTGGAGGTTATCAAAACAGCCGATCATATTATTGATCTTGGTCCTGAGGGGGGTGAAGAAGGAGGATATATTGTAGCCACAGGTTCACCAGAGAAGGTTGCCACCAAGACAGGTTCCTATACAGGACGTTATCTGAAAAAAATAATAGATCAATATTTCATTGAAAAGGGAGAATGGAATAAGGTCATTCAATCTGCTTGA